TCCTCCTGGACAAATCTTGCTTAATGGTACTTGTATTCTGGTGGAAGGTATAATACAGCCGCCTTCCACAGGCGGAAAGCATAGTATCGAGGTTAAAGCTGAGAAAGTGTTACATCTTGGTGTAGTTGAAGATCATGAAAAGTATCCTTTATCCAAGAAAAGGCTCCCTTTGCATACTTTAAGGGATTGGGCTCACTTTCGTCCTAGGACAACTACTGTAACAATCCTTTCCTTAACAATTGATTCCTTTTTTTTTCGTAATCTTTTGCTAATTATAAATGTTCTTATGTTCATTATATTAATTCCATTTCTCTGTATCTAGATCGCTTCTATTACAAGAATCCGCCATGCTCTTACACAAGCAACTCACAACTTCTTCCAGAACAACGGCTTCCTTTACGTGCAAGTTCCTGTAATCACCACCACAGATTCTGAGGGTTTTAATAACAAATTCAATGTTACTACATTACTTAATAAGACTAAATCAGAAGAAGAACCAACCAAGGGAAGTTCAAGAAATGAAGTAATTAGTGGTGTTAGCCTTGCATCCATTAAGGCTTCACTTAAGGAGAAGAGTCACCAAGTGGAAGAGCTAAAAAGAACAGACAGCAATAGGGAAGCATTACTTGCCGCGATTCAGGATCTTAAGAAAACAAATGAGCTTGCTTCACAGTTAGAAGCTaaagagaaaaaagagaaagcaaAGACTACTTCTGCCATGGTTAAGCCTGATAGACTTGATTTCACAGATGATTTCTTTTCTTGCCAAGCTTTTCTAACAGTTTCAGGCCGGCTTCATCTTGAAAGTTATGCCTGTGCTCTTGGTAATGTGTACTCTTTCGGTCCAAGATTTAAGGCTCAAACATCTCATTCTACTAGGCATGTGTCCGAGATGTGGATGGCCGAGGCTGAAATGGCTTTTTCAGAACTAGAGGTATCCATCATTATTCAACCCCTTCATTGATAACATTCTTATTTATTCTGTTTTCCAATATTTTTGATGAATGAGGAGTaatatatagttttttttttcctgttttttACAGGAAGCTATGAGCTGTGCTACTGATCTTTTGAAGCATTTATGCAAATGGGTTCTTGAAAACTGTACTGAAGATATGAAGTTTGTCCTTAAACGGGTGGATCAAAGCATTGTTGGCCGTTTACAATCAGTGGTGTCGACTAACTTTGAGAAAATTCCCTACTGCAAAGCCATTGATATTCTGAAACAGGTCAGAGAAAAGAAGTTTGAGTTGAATGTCGAATGGGGTGTTCCTCTTACTGAAGAACATGAAAGGTAAGTacttttatttcatatttggttGTCTTGTCACCTATTATTGTACTAATTGAGTTAGAAATCTAACAATCCTAATCATTTAACTCAATGAAGCTACTTGGCTGATGAAATCTACAAAAAGCCAGTAATCATATATGATTATCCCAAGGAAGTTAAGCCCTTCTATGTTCGCCAAAACGATGATGGGAAAACAGTTGCTGCGTTTGATGTTATTGTACCAAAGGTAGGAGCAGTGATTAGAGGGAGTCAGAATGAGGAACGCGTCAAAGTGCTACGTACCAGGTAATGCTACTTCTTGTACCAAATACAAAAAGGTAACAAATGAAGAATTGCATGATTTCTAAGAGTTGGTTTTTTTCTTGGTGAAAAAATGTAACAGAATCAAGGAACTAGGGTTGTCAAGTGAGCAGTATGAATGGTACTTGGATCTTCGTCGAAATGGAACAGCTAAACATGCTGGATTTAGTCTCACCTTCGACCTTATTGTTCTTCTGGCTACTGGAATCTCAGATATCCGTGATGTTATCCCATTTCCAAGGAGCTATGGAAAAATTAGCAACTAATATCTGCAACTCTTTTCAAACAACTTACTGTAACACTTCATCAGGGTCCGAAATATAACAAAAACCAgaagttatatatatatacttcgtatatgataAATGTATAATTATGTAAATATGTAATGTTGTACTCTCTCATCCATGTAATTATGTAAGTAAATACCATTACAAGAGTATAGTAATGTAAATGAAATGAAAGCCTTGCATATTTGTTTTGTTATATCGTTTTTCGACACAGTAACAAATTAATTTGTACAATTAGTTGTCAAATCGTCCTTACTTTTTCATAATCAACTCCGTATAagatatgattatttttataaaaaaatccaTTAAAATAGTTGTGTTATTTGACTAGTTTCTTATTTCTATCTTTTCTTTCCATCACTTTCCATGACATCATTGGAGTACAATGGCACAACAGAATATCCAATCATAAACCATTATCAT
This sequence is a window from Spinacia oleracea cultivar Varoflay chromosome 1, BTI_SOV_V1, whole genome shotgun sequence. Protein-coding genes within it:
- the LOC110802378 gene encoding asparagine--tRNA ligase, cytoplasmic 2, with protein sequence MAPKEEASSAANETPKKMATLQLQQQQQQQQQQQAKTHIPTCNYSKRVVLKTLLSREDRGVGLVGERIVIGGWVKSSKEVRKQPPLPQPDTLPQPGPKTGEKDVTCTEILQNRMPIFRTFLKLFGVGNHAEKDSLGGLAHRVQHPVFSTVFLQISDGSCISSLQVVVESTLAPPGQILLNGTCILVEGIIQPPSTGGKHSIEVKAEKVLHLGVVEDHEKYPLSKKRLPLHTLRDWAHFRPRTTTIASITRIRHALTQATHNFFQNNGFLYVQVPVITTTDSEGFNNKFNVTTLLNKTKSEEEPTKGSSRNEVISGVSLASIKASLKEKSHQVEELKRTDSNREALLAAIQDLKKTNELASQLEAKEKKEKAKTTSAMVKPDRLDFTDDFFSCQAFLTVSGRLHLESYACALGNVYSFGPRFKAQTSHSTRHVSEMWMAEAEMAFSELEEAMSCATDLLKHLCKWVLENCTEDMKFVLKRVDQSIVGRLQSVVSTNFEKIPYCKAIDILKQVREKKFELNVEWGVPLTEEHESYLADEIYKKPVIIYDYPKEVKPFYVRQNDDGKTVAAFDVIVPKVGAVIRGSQNEERVKVLRTRIKELGLSSEQYEWYLDLRRNGTAKHAGFSLTFDLIVLLATGISDIRDVIPFPRSYGKISN